A region of the Vigna radiata var. radiata cultivar VC1973A unplaced genomic scaffold, Vradiata_ver6 scaffold_268, whole genome shotgun sequence genome:
GATTTTGATTCACAATATGTAACACGAGCAATTCTTTTCTacaagaataattttattttagcacACTAGCCCCAGACAAAGCAGACCACCTAAACAAATCCaacatgatttaatttttttactgaaGTCCATTACATTTTATCCTTGAAATAATTTCATGTTTTTCCAGAATAAAGTTGgcttattttcatcttttaaagtCACAAACTAAGTAAAAAAGTGCATAACATGCTTCTCTTAAATGTAAAATCCAAAAGAATAAACTTACAGCAATTACTAGGTCATGCCCTCTGTCTGATTTACCAATACTTTTAGAAAGTGCTTGAATGCTATCATAGCTATGAATAAGAGGCAAATTCTTGAGACCTATATAACCAACAGCAGAAAAAATTCAAAGTCACCACCTATTGAACAGTTTTAACTTTTCTCGGGAAGTTCAAAAAGGGAAAGATTTCTAATATCAATCTTAAACAAGAAAATTCACCATATAGGTAGGTAATACCTATTAAAATCATCATCAATTATTGAGCTATGAaggttttaagaaataaattttcagCAAAAGAAAAGCTGGCCAAACTGGCAGCAATTATATCATTTGTTAGGTGGTTACTGGTTAAAGATCCCTAATTCTTGAAAAATGACTTCCCAATCCCCGACTTAAATAACTCCTCTCAGTCATGACTCAATGTTATATGTGAAAACCCCATAACTTTTAACAAGAAGCATCCTAATTTATCAATCAAAATTCTATATAATaagacaaattttatatatatatatatatgtgtgtgtgtgtgtgtgtgtatcaTGAAACAGCTGTTTATTTTCTTCAGTGCACATGAGAGACCACACAAAATACAAATACCATAGCAGCAGCATCTGAAACATAGCCTTTATATATACAATGAAATAACTCTTTTACTGTCCTTGCTTAAGTGCATAATTTTCTCTTCCCTTTTCTGTAAGTTTAGAAGAATAGGATTTGTTTCTGCAATCTCGACATTCTTGATCTTAAGTTCATTGAATATAAACAAAGACTGTTTGTGCACTATTGTGCATTTAACATTTCTAGCATGTGATGCACCCCCAACCTGACAATTATATTTCCAGTATAACATGATCTAATTACTCATCCAAGGATGCATTAGGATATAGAAAGGATAAGAAAATAATCACACTTAATCTACAAAAGTTCCCTAATAATAATCTAGCTTGTTTAAGATTTATGTCAAATGACAAGGAATTAGGTAGTCAAAAAACAATAAGCAAAATATGCAATTTTGTTCTGTTCCAtgatttccaaaaaaaatttaaatgtacaCTTAAAGTAGAGCTCTTCCCGCCTCCTCCTAAAATCTAATATGCTTTATTCTCAAATTGAAAGCAATAATAAGTCTATCACTTTTAAAGAAGATTACCACCATTTACCTTGTACAAGGCTCCGACCTGCACGCTGCATTGATTGTGATGGTTCTATTAAATTAACTTTCTCCAAAGATTTTGGCCAAACTTCTTGTAGTGCCCTAAATCATAAGATTTGAAAGGCAACAAAAAAGTTCAATAACATCATAAAGTTCATATCATCAAAGTTAACCATTCACCAGAACAAAGTTCAAGAATATATTACCAGAAAGCTGAACCAGTCCCAGCACCAAAATCTAATACCTTAGATGGGGAGAAACCAGGAAGCCTTCTGCGAACCTAAAAAGGAAATTTTGTTGAACTTCAAGCCAACATTTTATTTAAGACTGAAAGACCTCTCACGCAGTATTcgttaaaataaaagttaaaattgaaaatataagtcAAGGACGTGTAGATTCACAACAATAACAATTGTCTTGTCCCACATGATCcacactttaaaaaaattaaataacagcAGATCCTCAACCTACATGATACATTTTGGAAATTAagtagagaaaaaaagagagcaaGATGAATAAGAAGACACACTAATCCCACATATTAAGGAATCTAATCATTTATTCACTCTGTCGTGTTGAATTCACTTGAATTGGTTAAGTTTAGACAAACTTTTTCCCAAAATTCTTGTTTCAGATATGCAAAACTGCCCTCATCTGAATCAATCTCATAAGAGAGTGCATTTATCACTAATCCCTAAACAACCCCTTCCCCTTAAGAAACACTTTCATCAGTATCCTAATGTTTCCTCCATACATATCATGTTCATGGATGTACTCAAAAGCATTGTCCACTCATTCTTTTCCCTTTCTGTTTTCGTCCTAACATGCGTCGTCCATTTTTTTCATGAACGAAAAGattaacataaaacaagtaCCCCAAAATCCCACTTCACCTGGTTATGTCATAACTTttaacaacaattatttaagggtaaattatttcttgttttttctttatattttttccttgaTATTCTACCTCTTTAAGTACTCTGTAACAAGCAGAGTAAACAGCAGGCATTCTAGAAGCCACATAAGCCATTGTCTCGTCATCTCTATACATGAGACCAATGTCCCCATAAGAGCTCGTAATCTTCCAACGTTTTGATTGTTCGAGAGACTTTAAAGGGTCTTCAACTATCTTCTTTGCTGTGGTGCTTGCCAACTGTAGATTGACATCCTTGATTTGATTAAATGATTGAGACAGTCTCAAGACTTTACTCTTCATATATGGCTCCTCCTGCTCTATAATCCCAAGACCAACATGAACACTTGCAATCACACAAATGtgaaaatatagatatatattgcagatatgaagagaaaataagaaccAAGGAAATAAAGGACCTTTAAGGTATTTTTTAATAGCACGACGGAGACGGACAGGAATAACAAGGCAGCGCTCTGATTGTTTGGCTGCATAGCGAAGAGCTTCAGGGTTGACAAGTTTTTGTGCAGTTTCAGATATTGTCTGGGTAGCCATGCTGACCCAGGATTTAGCAAACCTCTTTGTGGTCCAAGCAATCACGTTCCTGTATTAGTGTGAACTTATTAAGTAAGCTACAGATTTAATAAACACTGAACAGAAACTAAATTAATCTCATCCAAGCATcacaaaaatgaaattcaaacaaacaagacagaatcaaaatcataatatttgttCATGCCAATTCTTTTGATTTTCTGAATCCATCTTTTCTAAGGAAGAATGGAATTCTAGAAACAAATATTCATAAGCCCAATCTATTCTCTCACCTGAAAAGCTCATTTTCATCATTCTCTTCAgatgtttcaaaattttcaactcTGTATAAAAGTGAAGTTCCTAAAATAGAACTGGGTGCAACTTATAATCCAACTTTACTTGGCAATAGATCCTAAATAAATCAAACGCCACCAAAAGAGGGGCGAGGACAACATCCACCAAGTAACTATACGGGTTTAATCCTCTAGTTACTGTGTAGTCGTCCCTACATCCAGCAAGTAACTATAGAGATTTAATACACGTGGTGTATAGAAGAGAAATGGAATCAGGGCCTAAACCTGAACATTTTCAGCACCATACTTAAGCAAAATATCTGCAAAATCTTCAGTCACAAATTTTACCAAACAGCTTATGAGCAAAACTTAACCAacttgttctttctttttatcttaatttcGAAGCACCATGGAGAAATAGAGGTGCGTGTGTAACATGAAAAGGGCGAGTGACTAGCCACTGGTATACTCTTGATTCAAGACTTGATTTAGTTTTGCTGGTATTTTACTTGTTCAAAGCATCGAAATTTTTCGTTTCTCTAAGAACCCAATAGAAACTAAGTGAATGAAGATTTGAGtaaccaattatattaaatcccagaagagaaaaacaattaCCTTAGCTTTGTGGGTGGATGGAAGAAAAAGTTGGTGGTTCCGCTGGGTGTGGCGGAAGAGAAGAAGGAACTACAATGAAAAACCAACCCCTCGTAAAACCCtttgtttctcttttccttttcattattattaggGATAAATGTATAAATTCTATAACAAAGTTATCAACATTTATTTCATACATAATATAACGTTCaataatgaaattatgtttatatttttaatttttggtcaTATTATATTAACCATATATAATACAActtcttatataatatttaacgtTTTAAGTTACTTCATGCATAAACTAAGTCAAATGTTAAAAAGAGTAATCAATAATACATATgttgacaaaaaataaattaaaaaattgtttaattaaatatagtttgtggaagcaaaatattttattatttaaatcaattttcaaattttaatttaaaataaagtgagtCATTCAGAGTATCTCTAATAAGATTATAACAATAACCATAATTTCTAAAACCCAATTGCATGAgctgtttaaatttaaattagcatattacagaaaaaaaaataagttctaaacaaaatgaaatatgaataaaaatttataagactcccttaaactaaaaattataataagatgTTTAAAGTAATATGTCACAaaacacatgaaacaaaataaaacttaataatgtTGTTACTACACAACGTAATCATAATTACTATAACTTAATAATATTCTTCCTTAGGTAagtaaatatgtaattaaaatttattgaatattagATATCTATAACTATTATAAAGGAATCATTTTTATGTAcacaattgttttttaatattactcTTTTGAGTgactttttctaaatttaatcctttttatttgactactcttttaaatttaattattttttaaactaaaataattatttacaataaaaatataaaaattatttatatttacttttataaatatagtaataaaaaaaaatttatcatatatgcataatatgtgtttttactagtaattattaaataattatttttttgttattttcaatatatttaaaaagtatataattcaaattaatgttatttgtatttctcgtatatttttagtttgtgTAAAGTGatagagtatttttttttttttgctttttacaTATAaactctttttatatttaattgttctatcatttaaataaatattaggatcaaagaaatgataatttcaacttttgttggaaaaccaaaataaaagtaattaataagaAGTTGTAAAGATATAGTGCTTTTCTAAGATTTTATAGATGCAgcaaatacaatttaaaaaattagaaaaaaaaaagagtaaaaatcaattaagaaaagtttaataacaacctcaattaaataaaacgtcatcattttcttcttttataccATATATTATTGCCTTAGAATTAAAGAGTGTACAATGAAATTGATCTGATTTGTAAATGGAGATTGATCTCGTTTATATACACTGATAAAAGCATTCTTGAACGGCCAAGGCTCGGTAAAAACTACACttttcttaaatctcttaaGAAGAATCCAATATTTTggattcttcttttaaaataaggTTTCTTGGAAAAAAATTCATTAGGAAAATATTCCCATTGTTTGACATTGAAAGAACAAGaagataacaaaataacatCTAAATTCCTATTTTAAGATGTTTGTAGTAAGGTAAGAGGTCTTATTTATTGCATAAGCCCATTGCTCTTCTTATTCTAAGGAATGTAGGACTCAAGAACAAGGTAAAAATAGGTCGAAATATAGTTGCATAAGGTGAATTAAGCACATATTCTCCAAGCCAAACAATACCCTTGCCATTTTACCCTTAAAGTATCATATTCCTCTTATGTGGGACTTGAACTCTGTAGTAACATTTCTTCCTTTGTTTAGCTTATAAACAAGCTAACAAGGCTGAGTTAAGGCCAAAACAAGGAGGAATTCAAAGCTAACCAAGCTTTGGAGTGcctaaattacattatttttagcTAATTCTAGGTGATGAGGGACTTAATGTCTCAagtcttcttttcctttcatatTTTAGACAAATTTGAATATGTATATAAGGTTCTTAACTCGACATTGAAGCCGAAATCAAAGCCCAGTTAAGGTTCAAAAGAAGTCTACtcactataaaaaaatgaatcaacCCGCAAAATCCATTGATAATAGTGAAATTTTATTagtgaaataaaaatttcaatggAAAAACTGATAACAAATTTTGTCGGTAATTACTTATAACCATAATTCATTAGTAATTATTGCATTTaagttcttcttctttcttgatgACATACACCATAGTCATGATCCAAGCACATTCAAAAAGAGTTAGAGTCATCTATGCAAAGTGAAGCAAAACACTTTCTCTAGAGCTATCATGAAGTGATTCTGGACATTATATTCAAAGTCAAGTAACTTAAGATTTCTTTTTAGACCTTGTATTAAGGGTCAAGTAGTGTATGGTTTGCAAACCTAGCTTGATGAATAGTGTTCCACCGTAGGGCATGATGACCACATGAAAAGTTCTTAGtaaagagttttttttataaagatagtGATAATGTGTCATTTTCTAAGTGGATAAACTTTTTCTAAAGTGAATTGTCACATGACACTCTATGAGTGAAGAgtttttaaggtttttgtttACTTTGGAGATACCTtcctctataaatagaggtgtcttaGTCCTTATACATTCACTTGGAGAATTCAGAATATTATATTGCCAAAATATTTGAACAATCATATCTTGTCCAAAGTCAAGGCTGGAGCATCCCTTGAGGTCTCTTTATCCACCCTTCTCTAGAGTTGGTCCAATATCTCAAGAGATCCATCAAACACTTTCATTCCACCCTAAATACTCACCAAAACTATGAGCACCACCCCCAAAACCATGAGGTTCACCATTATATCCATAGCTTTCGCACCATTTCCACCTttaacttcatcttcttcctttggtCTAACGTGGCTTGAAGAGGACATTATCCTTTCTCCTCTTTCTTATTCTCGTACGatttaacttcattttcatttgattttgtctcatctttttcattccttcttcgttgtcttattcttcttctcacTCGTACATATCCCATTGGATTTGACTGGAATTTTGGTAATCATTTTACcaataaatttatcaacaaatttttaaaagaattcaaTTAATGACGAATTTTTCCATTAAATGCCCAAGACCCAAAATGAATAACATGAATTTTGATGTCCATTCTAGTGAAAGATTACTAAAACATCcaattactaacaaattttacaaataaatttatcgatgaatttaattattgacgaaaatatttatctaaattattgacaaattcATTACCCACCAAAATATTAATcgataataaaaattctaaaattcatcCGTAAACcctattttataaaagaatttttactcatttataaaaaaaaatcgataAATACACAATTACCTTAGTGACTTATGTCTCTATGAAATTCCAGAAAAATTCAAGAAGAAATTGCAtctatacaatttttacaaGACTAAGAAGTTAAAGGAAAATACTAATATTCTACTCTTCAAATTAAGAAAGTATTTTTCTTTGAGGTTTGATAATATTGTCCTGTGATCAAATCAATACTACTAAACTATAACAACTTCAATATTGTTAATAGCCAACAAAATAGAAAGGGTAAATTCAACCCTAAATCATCTCCCAATGAGTAAGAAAGTGATTCTTAACAAATaagttcttataaaaactatacaaaattagagctgtcaaaacaaGTAACCCGACCCAGCCCGACCtgacccaccacgagttggcTACTTAGTGGACTAACCTAACCTGGCTCATTTACTAGTGAACCGAAAAATTCGAACTCGAcctgacccaccacgggttggtgggttaaacgggttggcttattgactcacttaactttttttcacccTCTTCTTCTAATATTCTTATAACATGTTACTTTGACCGATCAAATTGAAACAGTAATAATTTgaccaattgatataaaagaaactaaaaaaactgAAGAATATAAAGGTagcatgtgtttattttgtatttagtaatataaaaaaaattaaagaatcttagttatcataagtaacatgtgtttattttgaaataattaatataaaaaaactgaaaaatcttaattacataaaggatgttttatatataggatattttatatgattttatattgctatgattgtgtatattaaacaatgaaaagtgtttgatgaagtggttaagtgattgtaaaaatattatatatattttttcgtgttattaattattaaaagtattgtaaatttattgtatatataggatgtttaaatattgtaaaaatattgtatatataggatgtttaaatattctatatatagggtgtttaaatattgtaaaaatattgtatatattttccatgttattaattattaaaagtattgtaaaaatattgtgtatataggatgtttaaatattgtaaaaatattttatatataagatgtttaaatattgtaaaaatgtcgtatatgtttaaatattgtaaaaatattgtatatataggatgtttaaatattgtaaaaatatcgtatatgtttaaatattatatatatatatatatatatatatatatatatatatatatatatatatgctttttccgtgttattgtaaaaatattgtatatatttttccatCATATCTCAAacattaagagaataaaaattaacttcCTAAAATACAACTGATCTTTGATTGAGAAATTTTCAGTGAGAAGACAAAGAGCCTGGTGATACAAACTTGTTGATAAATCTCGTGTAACAAAATCACATATCCGACCAACCAGAAAGACAGTTAGAATTTAGATGGTAATACAAGAAGAAGTGTTTGATTATACTTTTCCTAAAATAATATACCTTTTTCCCTAACTTTGTCTTATCTTCATAACCATAACTGATGACACTCAAGAACTAAACCCATACCCAATGTAGGATTCACTCTCAAAATAAAGCACCCCTCACAATAAACTTTATTATGGTAAAAAACACATGAGCAAACAAGATttgaaagatataaataaaaatcgtTGTTTACCTGAGATATTGGGAGGACAACAAGGGTTTCACGAAAGGGAAGGAGAGGGTATGCTGCACGAAGGGCTCTACTACGACGAGTTTGTTGATGCGCTAAGGGGAAGGGCTGTGTCGCGTGAAGGCAACATAAGGGTTTGATTTGCAGAGGGAAACTTAGGGTTTGATTTGCATAGGGAAACTTTTGGAAAGACAACAACAAGAAAGACTGTATTGCTAAATAAAGGTGGTgcgttttgaataattaatttaattaatttgatttcaataaaaaaaaaataggatttgaataattaatttaattaaaaaagataggtgggttagtgagtcaacccggacccaccacgggttcaacccgtgTGAGCTGGGTTCTTAATGAGCCGAGTCAAAATTGGCTCGCATCAAAATTTTCGCATTTTTTTTCCAACTCAACCCAGCTCAAACCCGAGGTGAGTCGGGTTAGCTCATGGgtttcaacccattttgacggtACTATACAAAATGgttagtaaaacaaaaacaataaagaagataaagatcaatataacaaattaaagaacaaaataaaaaaagatagaaataaataaatttattaaacgattttaaaaatattttaattaggatttgttataatttggtTTATTAAGCATGAGATAGaataacatgataaaaatagctttttagttgcataaatgcTCTTTAGATATTTTGAGGTGTGCTAGTGTAACTACAATTAAGTTGAGTTCATGGAGGtgtaaaaattaattggttAAAGTGGAATgacaccttaaagataaatccaagaaTAACAAATAATCAATATCACAAGAAGTTAATCCAAGCATATAgtatgaaaaagtgaagaaaattgACTAAGCCAAGAAGGGGGAACCGCTAACAAAAATTGGATCTTGTGATTTTCTCTACTTTTTCTACTAAAACggttttgataattaataaatgtttatgattagagatgatttggaaaaaatatatcttaagatattttatttgatattgttaaataattaccttatttaactatattagtAAATATCAAAAGATGATATTTGTCAAATCTTTTTTATCCAgcaaatattttctcaaatatttttagatctccacaacaatcaaatatatcttgaagatattggattatttagaagataatttCAGAAGATTTAAGGAGATTACATTATCATAAAGAAGATTACAACAATAGAAAAATGTGTTATTCcactttaaccaatttatttttatatctccATGAGCTCAACGTACACTAACACACCTCAAAATATCTAAAGAGcgtttatgcaactaaaaaactatttttatcatgttataGTATCTCATGCTTAATAAaccaaattataacaaattctaattaaaatattttattaaaatataaaaaataattaaaaattaaatattaaagactAAATGAGAgcataaatatgtatttattaaagCTTTCATCTTATCCTCTTAGTCATGGTTTTAGTGGCTAAAtagttttcattatattcaaatatttgtgaCTAGTCTAACAGCATTTTAATAATGGGTAGAATGATATCATATTAATAAGTGATGTTAAACATCATATACAAGAATAAGTgatggaagatgatgatgatggagaaagatggacagaaaaaaaaaaaaaaaacaaaaactaacatgTGATTACCTTAGGAAtgatgttattaatttaatgaaaatgatcaaattattatttttaaattaaataaagattaaattgagaaaaaaagtctaaaattgaatcaacaacacaaatattagaaaataatgaaataccTCATATCAAATTCATATTGCGATATAGgtaatctgaaaaaaaaaaattaaaaactctaTGGTTCAAGATTTCATACTCAAAAATACATAAAGGAATTGTAGCCACGATTATATTGGTCTTCTTCACGTCTTCCCCTCTACACGTATGATTATATCAAATCTTCTCACTCAGTTCACTCTAAcgaataattaatgaaaagtaaaactattaaaaaatattttaataactaaaataaaaaataaaattgtttcctACCAAAACCAAGAAATTTACATTCTCTTTCCTCAGAACACAACCCTAGTCTATTTCACTCATCCTTAAGTACCCTAATtgcacaagaaaataaaattttctacctaaaataataataacccTAATGAAATTATAACAATTCTAagaatatcatataataaatggaaaatgaatCCCATTTTAAACTATGAATCTCATCATATATTAAAGATTAATGTGGCATTTATAATTGTAACTACAATTTGAAACCTTTACACATAATCTAAAAGATTCAACCTTTTCTGACATGCCAGATATTAAACCCTAATGAAGAAGAGACTAAGTTCAGGCCCGTTATCGTTTCCATCAGGCATCATCATGTAATAAGTCTCAGAGTCTTTAGACCCAATCACTCGTTCAAAATGTGCCCTCATGTATAAGAGTTCACCATCATGAGGATCTGCAATCTCATTGGGAAGAACACCAACAGCCACAGACACTGCATGCAACAATTGCATCACGTTCAAATCATCATCTGTAGGTTCTCTCTTCACCCCATAACCCGTTTTCTTCCCATTGCAAAACAATGTCCAAATGGGTTCATCGATGATCTTAATCTTCTCGTTGTGAGAATGTTTCTCACACTCTAAAGCTATCCTATTTAGCCCCATTTCCATTTCTTGGAGCAGTTTCCCTGTGGGGATAGCCAGCTCCAAGAGCAGGAACGGTTGGCAATTGGGGTTTGTTTGGAATGCAAGGTTTACCCTAGCTTTCCGGTGCCCGAATAGGGTTCCGGTGATCCTTGTGCCACCATGGATGTGCACCTCGCTGCCACGGCTTCTCATAACTGTTGGCATCTTGCATGACGGCGCGATGATGGGAAGAGATCGGAAAACCGATCGGAACCTTCGATAGAGCTTGTTGGACTTGGAATCGCGTTTGCTCTTAGTGTTTGCCGGTTGAAGTGAGATGGGCATGCGAAGTGGAGGGGAGGGTTTTTCCATGGTTGCTTCATTGGATAACAATGGcggtggaggtggaggtggtggtggtatTGACAATGGTGATGATAACAGTGGTGTCATTGATGTTTCTGGGAAGACAATGGAATCAGGTGCAGAGGAAACTTTTGTTGTTTGGTTTGAGAAAATTAAGGATGAAGGTTTGGTGGGCTTATGTAGACGGAGTTTTGATTTATACGAAGAAAACTTCATTGTGGGGTGCACGTTGGGGTTTGGTGGCTGTTCATTTCTATGAAGCTTTGAAAACACTTGTGTCagcttttatgtttaattatttagtttaggTTTTGCATGTTTGTTTCTGAAGATAATTGAGAGCGAGTAATGAATTTGTTTAGATCGTTGAACAATGGGATTAAAAATAGGTAAAATTAATGTCGTGTTTGGTTAATTCTCTTCTGGATTTTTCAGAAGTTTTACTTTTAGTTTCTTAATGGTTATctgattttctgtttttttttatccaacTGGAATAACTAGTTGCAGACTCAGTGATTTACCAGATTAATTGCTTAAATATATGGCGcatattatattagtttttgtCGAAATTAATTATCATCACACCGAAGCGATAATCAACTTTGTGCTTGATAGAGTAATTTGAGTTAGATTTATTGGTAGACATaggtttctaattttttttatatcacttgttacattttatacttttctctatttctttatTCTGAGTAAGtgtttctttaagaaaataatcaactttagtttttttttgtcacccatccaaaaaaattgaaaacatttttttaattaatgttattatatttataacaaagatatgtttttattacttttttttttctatttgtgcAGTATGATCGTGTGGTTAACCTTAGATTAGATCGTTCAAACGGTTAATCATATCACAAATATAATCATGCACTACTTCCGTATGACTGTGACTAATAAGCTGAACGGTCaatctatataaaaattacttcTAACACGAAACAATTTAAGACAGAGTATGATTATTATCAAGTGAGTTGTAATTAGACAATCATAGATccaaaattcattcaaaaatctataaatagatgttTGAGGTAAAAAAGTAGATAATGACATACTCATTAATTGTTTAAACAGTTAAACATTTACCGACTTTGACACTCGAAGAGTATCGGTAGGCAACTTCCTAACATAACGGAAGAAAGGTAACATAAGGACGAACAATCCCTATGCAACTCTTATGATACTAAATCGTTGACTTTGACCTCATATTcgaaacattatttttttctttttatttcctttttttattttagttctaaTTCAAACAAAGTTAATGTCACAAAGACAAACTTGCCATATGTAATAACttaatattgaataataatatacaacTATTTATAAGGTGAgtccattttcatttatttatttctgaGTGTGAGTTAAATTTCGATCCCATTGATCTCagttgttaaagaaaaagtatccactcggatgatgatattttgacaacactttttgacaattttttttacaacgggacacgtgtcatcgcTTTACtgggtctatttgaatttacgtttaaaaaaatatttaaaacggaccaatcacaagttgtcacgtatgcgttgtcaaaaagttgttaaaaa
Encoded here:
- the LOC106755066 gene encoding protein MIZU-KUSSEI 1; the encoded protein is MEKPSPPLRMPISLQPANTKSKRDSKSNKLYRRFRSVFRSLPIIAPSCKMPTVMRSRGSEVHIHGGTRITGTLFGHRKARVNLAFQTNPNCQPFLLLELAIPTGKLLQEMEMGLNRIALECEKHSHNEKIKIIDEPIWTLFCNGKKTGYGVKREPTDDDLNVMQLLHAVSVAVGVLPNEIADPHDGELLYMRAHFERVIGSKDSETYYMMMPDGNDNGPELSLFFIRV